A genomic stretch from Pontivivens ytuae includes:
- a CDS encoding DUF1326 domain-containing protein, producing MLDTLPEWHIRGELILNCNCTVFCPCVVSLGAHPPTEGACHAWIGVRIDEGAYAGEELSGLNVGLMLDIPGRMGEGNWKVAAYMDERCSDAAYEGLLQIFSGAARGTTGLFTMLVSEIIGHERAPVVIESEGRKRRLIVGKKIQGEIEEIAGADDGPVMIRNSQYWMGPDIAVARGTKSRVRDYGRVWDFGGRSAEIVKIDWSGPN from the coding sequence ATGCTCGACACCTTGCCCGAGTGGCACATCCGCGGGGAGCTCATCCTCAACTGCAACTGCACGGTCTTCTGCCCCTGCGTGGTGAGCCTCGGCGCCCACCCGCCCACCGAAGGCGCCTGCCACGCCTGGATCGGGGTGCGCATCGATGAGGGCGCGTATGCGGGCGAGGAGCTGTCGGGGCTCAACGTGGGCCTGATGCTCGACATCCCGGGCCGGATGGGCGAGGGCAACTGGAAGGTCGCCGCCTACATGGACGAGCGCTGCTCGGACGCGGCCTACGAGGGACTCCTCCAGATCTTCTCGGGTGCCGCGCGGGGCACCACCGGCCTCTTCACCATGCTGGTCAGTGAGATCATCGGGCATGAGCGCGCGCCCGTGGTGATCGAGAGCGAGGGCCGCAAGCGCCGCCTTATCGTCGGCAAGAAGATCCAGGGCGAGATCGAGGAGATCGCGGGCGCCGATGACGGCCCCGTCATGATCCGCAACTCCCAGTACTGGATGGGCCCCGACATCGCGGTGGCGCGCGGCACCAAGAGCCGGGTGCGCGACTACGGCCGGGTCTGGGACTTCGGCGGCCGCTCGGCGGAGATCGTGAAGATCGACTGGTCCGGCCCGAACTGA
- a CDS encoding BCCT family transporter, giving the protein MADISAEPDVPNEIETDYEIGQDNITTQIGPVGVDIHNPVFLISGLSIVAFVFLTLTFQEGAAEIFNGMRNWLTATFDWFFLSAANLFVLFCLALVVLPWGNVRLGGPDATPDFSYPGWFAMLFAAGMGIGLMFYGVSEPISHFSSAMGGTAAEGGARTDWAPLGAAAGDAETATSLGMAATIFHWGLHPWAIYAVVALALALFSYNKGLPLTIRSAFYPILGDRVWGWWGHIIDTLAVFATLFGLATSLGFGAEQANAGLEFLFGIPNGDMSKVLLILAITAVATVSVLAGLDGGVKRLSELNMGLAFLLLVFVFLVGSPIFLLTTFADSLVSYVSYLPALSNPFGREDVNFSQGWTAFYWAWWISWSPFVGMFIARVSRGRTVREFVICVLLIPSMVCVLWMTVFGGTAIAQVQAGMTDVADAALELRLFVMLSELPLAGITSFIGIVLVIVFFVTSSDSGSLVIDTITAGGKVDAPMPQRVFWCIFEGLVAIALLLGGGLASLQAMAVSTGFPFTIVLLALMVAIAIGLRDERRGVC; this is encoded by the coding sequence ATGGCAGATATATCGGCGGAACCGGACGTTCCGAATGAAATCGAGACCGATTACGAGATCGGTCAGGACAACATCACCACTCAGATCGGGCCGGTCGGCGTCGATATTCACAATCCGGTCTTTCTGATCTCCGGCCTGTCGATCGTCGCCTTCGTCTTCCTGACGCTCACCTTTCAGGAGGGCGCGGCGGAGATCTTCAACGGGATGCGCAACTGGCTGACGGCGACCTTCGACTGGTTCTTCCTGTCGGCGGCCAATCTCTTCGTCCTGTTCTGCCTCGCGCTCGTCGTGCTGCCCTGGGGCAATGTGCGCCTCGGCGGGCCGGATGCGACGCCGGACTTCTCCTATCCGGGCTGGTTCGCGATGCTGTTTGCCGCCGGTATGGGCATCGGGCTGATGTTCTACGGCGTCAGCGAGCCGATCAGCCACTTCTCGAGCGCCATGGGCGGCACAGCGGCCGAGGGCGGCGCGCGCACCGACTGGGCGCCGCTGGGTGCCGCGGCCGGCGATGCGGAGACGGCGACGTCCCTCGGCATGGCAGCGACCATCTTCCACTGGGGGCTGCACCCCTGGGCGATCTACGCGGTCGTGGCCCTCGCCCTCGCGCTCTTCTCCTACAACAAGGGGCTGCCGCTCACGATCCGCTCGGCCTTCTATCCCATCCTCGGCGACCGGGTCTGGGGCTGGTGGGGTCATATCATCGACACGCTGGCGGTCTTCGCCACGCTCTTCGGCCTCGCCACCTCGCTGGGCTTCGGGGCGGAGCAGGCCAATGCGGGGCTGGAGTTCCTGTTCGGCATCCCAAACGGCGACATGTCCAAGGTGCTGCTGATCCTCGCGATCACCGCCGTCGCCACCGTCTCGGTCCTCGCCGGCCTCGACGGCGGGGTGAAGCGATTGAGCGAGCTCAACATGGGCCTCGCCTTCCTGCTCCTGGTCTTCGTCTTCCTCGTGGGCTCGCCGATCTTCCTGCTCACGACCTTCGCGGACAGCCTGGTGAGCTACGTGAGTTACCTGCCCGCACTCTCCAACCCGTTCGGGCGGGAGGACGTGAACTTCTCGCAGGGCTGGACGGCGTTCTACTGGGCGTGGTGGATCTCCTGGTCGCCTTTCGTCGGCATGTTCATCGCGCGGGTGAGCCGCGGGCGTACGGTGCGGGAGTTCGTGATCTGCGTCCTCCTGATCCCCAGCATGGTCTGCGTGCTCTGGATGACCGTCTTCGGCGGCACCGCCATCGCGCAGGTGCAGGCGGGGATGACGGACGTGGCCGATGCAGCGCTGGAGCTCAGGCTCTTCGTCATGCTGTCCGAGCTGCCGCTGGCGGGCATCACCTCCTTCATCGGGATCGTGCTGGTGATCGTGTTCTTCGTCACCTCGTCGGACTCGGGCTCGCTGGTCATCGACACGATCACGGCCGGCGGCAAGGTCGACGCGCCGATGCCCCAACGGGTGTTCTGGTGTATCTTCGAGGGGCTCGTGGCCATCGCGCTGCTGCTGGGCGGCGGGCTCGCCTCGCTGCAGGCCATGGCGGTGTCCACCGGCTTTCCGTTCACCATCGTCCTCCTGGCACTGATGGTCGCGATCGCAATCGGCCTGCGGGATGAGCGGCGCGGCGTGTGTTAG
- a CDS encoding cryptochrome/photolyase family protein produces the protein MPSPTILWLRRDLRLSDHPALVAAIGRGGPVIPVFIRDGQVDDMGAAPKWRLGLSLDDLAKRFEEKGSRLIFRSGEALDVLLKLVEETGATAVHWSRLYDSRSIDRDSKVKSALKDTGIEAVSHEGHVLHEPWTVETGTGGFYKVYTPYWKAVKDRDVPEPEATPSTVPAPDTWPSSETLEAWALGTSMRRGADVVARYVSVGEEAARGRLGSFMGHGIHSYSDERDRPDHDGTSRLSQHLALGEIGIRTVWHAAYRQLHDKGGAGPETFLKELVWRDFAWHLIHHTPHIRDTAWREEWAEFPWQKDNAEATKWKRGLTGEPIVDAGMRELYVTGYMHNRVRMIVASYLTKHLMTSWRVGHDWFEDCLVDHDPASNALGWQWSAGSGPDATPYFRVFNPQTQAEKFDPDGVYRKRWLDVDASDEAAAFYDAIPESWGLSPDDAYPERMIGLKEGRQRALDAYEDFKN, from the coding sequence GTGCCTTCACCCACCATCCTCTGGCTTCGCCGCGACCTGCGCCTGTCCGACCACCCCGCCCTGGTGGCGGCGATCGGCCGGGGCGGGCCGGTCATCCCGGTCTTCATCCGGGACGGGCAGGTGGACGATATGGGCGCGGCACCCAAATGGCGCCTCGGCCTGTCGCTCGACGATCTCGCCAAGCGGTTCGAGGAGAAGGGCAGCCGGCTCATATTCCGCTCGGGTGAGGCGCTCGACGTCCTGCTGAAGCTGGTGGAGGAGACCGGGGCCACCGCCGTGCACTGGTCTCGCCTCTACGACAGCCGCTCCATCGACCGCGACAGCAAGGTGAAGTCGGCGCTCAAGGACACCGGCATCGAGGCGGTCAGCCACGAGGGCCACGTCCTGCACGAGCCCTGGACGGTCGAGACCGGCACCGGCGGCTTCTACAAGGTCTACACGCCCTACTGGAAGGCGGTGAAGGACCGCGACGTGCCCGAGCCTGAGGCGACGCCGTCCACCGTCCCCGCACCCGACACCTGGCCTTCATCGGAGACACTCGAGGCGTGGGCCCTCGGCACTTCGATGCGGAGGGGGGCGGATGTCGTGGCCCGTTACGTGAGTGTGGGGGAGGAGGCCGCCCGCGGGCGTCTCGGATCCTTCATGGGCCACGGCATCCACTCATATTCGGACGAACGCGACCGGCCCGACCATGACGGCACATCCCGGCTCAGCCAGCATCTCGCACTGGGCGAGATCGGCATCCGCACCGTCTGGCACGCGGCCTACCGGCAGTTGCATGACAAGGGCGGGGCAGGGCCCGAGACCTTCCTCAAGGAGCTGGTCTGGCGCGACTTCGCCTGGCATCTCATCCACCACACACCCCATATCCGCGACACCGCCTGGCGCGAGGAATGGGCCGAGTTCCCCTGGCAGAAGGACAATGCCGAGGCGACGAAGTGGAAGCGGGGCCTCACCGGCGAGCCCATCGTCGATGCAGGGATGCGCGAGCTCTACGTCACCGGCTACATGCACAACCGGGTGCGCATGATCGTCGCCTCCTACCTGACCAAGCACCTGATGACGAGCTGGCGCGTCGGCCATGACTGGTTCGAGGATTGCCTCGTCGATCACGACCCGGCCTCCAATGCGCTGGGCTGGCAGTGGTCCGCGGGCTCGGGCCCCGATGCCACGCCCTATTTCCGGGTCTTCAATCCGCAGACACAGGCGGAGAAGTTCGACCCGGACGGCGTCTACCGCAAGCGCTGGCTCGACGTGGATGCCAG
- a CDS encoding DUF3429 domain-containing protein, translating into MRDIPTPALILGFAGLLPFLGGAALVLLPPGTVPLYGFFISEPEGGRLLLERYGTIILSFMAGCLWGFASRHGRKPSWVELGLSVTPPLAIFFGLTNDPAASCLLLTYAFAGLLLIDSLFAKRTIVVWWWLSLRIPLTIVVCACLLIGAFA; encoded by the coding sequence ATGCGTGACATACCGACCCCTGCCCTGATCCTCGGTTTCGCCGGGTTGCTGCCGTTCCTCGGCGGTGCGGCACTCGTTCTTCTGCCGCCGGGCACCGTGCCGCTCTACGGCTTCTTCATCAGCGAGCCCGAGGGCGGGCGCCTGCTGCTGGAGCGCTACGGCACGATCATCCTGAGCTTCATGGCGGGCTGCCTCTGGGGCTTCGCCTCGCGGCACGGGCGCAAGCCGTCGTGGGTGGAGCTGGGGCTCAGCGTCACACCGCCGCTCGCCATCTTCTTCGGCCTCACGAACGATCCCGCAGCCTCCTGCCTCCTGCTCACCTACGCCTTCGCGGGACTCCTGCTGATCGACAGCCTGTTCGCCAAGCGCACCATCGTGGTCTGGTGGTGGCTGAGCTTGCGCATCCCGCTGACCATCGTCGTCTGCGCCTGCCTCCTGATCGGAGCCTTCGCATGA
- a CDS encoding LysE family translocator, translating to MGVDFLLTALIVVIAPGTGVLYTLSVSLGRGLSPGLAAVVGCSFGIVPHLAAALLGLAAILHASAVAFQLVKYAGVIFLLWMAWKTLKETGTAGDGPEAPRGLVRIAVRGALINVLNPKLSIFFLAFLPQFVDPAAGNATAQMALLGLVFTVMTAAVFALYAVFAAAARSQILGNAAAMRWLRRVFAAAFGGLALRLASETR from the coding sequence ATGGGCGTGGACTTCCTGCTGACGGCACTGATCGTCGTGATCGCTCCGGGAACCGGGGTGCTCTACACCCTGTCGGTCTCGCTCGGCCGGGGCCTGAGCCCGGGTCTCGCCGCGGTCGTCGGCTGCTCCTTCGGGATCGTGCCGCACCTTGCGGCCGCCTTATTGGGCCTCGCCGCGATCCTGCATGCGAGTGCCGTCGCCTTCCAGCTCGTGAAGTATGCGGGCGTGATCTTCCTTCTGTGGATGGCGTGGAAGACGCTGAAGGAGACGGGGACGGCGGGTGACGGGCCGGAGGCGCCGCGCGGGCTTGTCCGGATCGCAGTGCGGGGCGCGCTGATCAACGTGCTCAATCCCAAGCTCTCGATCTTCTTCCTCGCCTTCCTGCCGCAATTCGTCGATCCGGCGGCGGGCAATGCGACGGCGCAGATGGCGCTGCTCGGCCTCGTCTTCACGGTGATGACGGCGGCGGTTTTCGCGCTCTATGCCGTCTTCGCTGCAGCTGCGCGCAGCCAGATCCTCGGCAACGCGGCGGCCATGCGCTGGCTGCGCCGGGTCTTCGCCGCGGCCTTCGGCGGGCTGGCGCTGCGTCTGGCGAGCGAGACCCGCTGA
- a CDS encoding MarR family transcriptional regulator: protein MNSLIDRERFAVGGPANLIGAGRAVQAALDAVDGSIARRLGLNRQDLRCINLLDTGPLTVRQIGRRTGLTSGAVSAMVDRLEAAGFVRRMRLQRDRRSVSVELVAAKRLEIAQLYDQMIEAVEARFASIPTVQWDIAADAMLAFASACRVAETELDNGEG, encoded by the coding sequence ATGAACTCGCTCATTGATCGAGAGAGGTTCGCAGTGGGGGGCCCTGCGAACCTGATCGGCGCCGGGCGGGCGGTTCAGGCCGCTCTCGACGCCGTAGATGGATCGATCGCCCGCAGGCTGGGGCTCAACCGGCAGGATCTGCGGTGCATCAATCTCCTCGACACCGGACCTCTTACCGTACGCCAGATCGGTCGCAGGACCGGTCTTACCAGTGGTGCCGTCTCCGCGATGGTGGACCGGCTCGAGGCCGCGGGCTTCGTGCGACGAATGCGCCTGCAGCGCGACCGGCGCTCGGTCTCGGTCGAACTCGTCGCCGCCAAGCGGCTGGAGATTGCCCAGCTCTACGATCAGATGATCGAGGCGGTGGAGGCGCGCTTCGCCAGCATTCCCACGGTCCAGTGGGACATCGCCGCCGACGCGATGCTCGCCTTCGCCAGTGCCTGCCGGGTGGCTGAGACCGAGCTCGACAACGGCGAGGGCTGA
- the acuI gene encoding acryloyl-CoA reductase translates to MSFNALVVRKGDDGKTSAAVEQVELDQLPAGEVVVAVEYSTVNYKDGLCIGPGGGLVRDYPHVPGIDLAGTVESSEDDRYKPGDKVVLTGWRVGENRWGGYAQKARVKADHLVPLPDGLTTRQAMAVGTAGFTAMLAVMALEDHGLEPSKGEVLVTGAAGGVGSVATAILAKRGYQVAGVTGRPETADYLKDLGATKIVAREEINETVKRPLEAETWAGCVDAVGGAMLARVLGQMQYGASVAAVGLAGGAGLPATVIPFLLRGVNLLGIDSVMQPYDNRLRAWKRIAEDLPMDKLEAMVQPATLADLPKLGADILGGQVRGRVVVDTNV, encoded by the coding sequence ATGAGCTTCAACGCGCTGGTCGTCCGCAAGGGCGATGACGGAAAGACCTCCGCCGCCGTCGAACAGGTGGAGCTCGACCAGCTTCCCGCGGGCGAGGTCGTGGTCGCCGTCGAGTACTCGACCGTGAACTACAAGGACGGGCTCTGCATCGGGCCGGGCGGCGGGCTGGTGCGGGACTATCCGCATGTGCCGGGCATCGACCTCGCCGGAACGGTGGAGAGCTCGGAGGACGACCGCTACAAACCCGGCGACAAGGTCGTGCTGACCGGCTGGCGCGTCGGTGAGAACCGCTGGGGCGGCTATGCGCAGAAGGCGCGCGTGAAGGCGGACCACCTCGTACCGTTGCCCGATGGCCTCACGACGCGGCAGGCGATGGCGGTGGGCACCGCCGGGTTCACCGCCATGCTGGCCGTGATGGCTCTGGAGGATCACGGGCTGGAGCCGTCGAAGGGCGAGGTGCTGGTCACGGGTGCCGCGGGCGGTGTCGGCTCGGTCGCCACGGCCATCCTCGCCAAGCGCGGCTACCAGGTCGCGGGCGTGACCGGGCGGCCCGAGACGGCGGACTACCTCAAGGATCTGGGGGCCACGAAGATCGTCGCACGCGAGGAGATCAACGAGACCGTCAAGCGTCCGCTGGAGGCCGAGACCTGGGCGGGCTGCGTCGATGCGGTGGGGGGCGCGATGCTCGCCCGCGTGCTCGGCCAGATGCAGTACGGGGCGAGCGTCGCCGCCGTGGGCCTCGCCGGCGGGGCAGGGCTGCCGGCCACGGTGATCCCGTTCCTGTTGCGCGGGGTGAACCTGCTCGGCATCGACAGCGTCATGCAGCCCTATGACAACCGCCTGCGGGCCTGGAAGCGGATCGCGGAGGATCTGCCGATGGACAAGCTCGAGGCGATGGTCCAGCCCGCGACGCTCGCCGACCTTCCGAAGCTGGGGGCCGATATCCTCGGCGGTCAGGTCCGGGGCCGCGTGGTCGTCGATACGAACGTCTAG
- a CDS encoding DUF2182 domain-containing protein has protein sequence MRTAVKDILRDTDGRAVVLTRAIAWLGFFAVCLGSWWMLYQSATSMQIDLLGFPRMPMDGMAMEGMAAGEMAAGTMSETGMASASAMMDSGMSGSSMTDGAMTGDMASGGMMMDMSSFGPLFGMWSIMMAAMMLPTFVPTARVFTDLIEAGLARPIGFAGFVWGYSAIWVGVAALLAAVQVALLQIGLIGGMGQSLSPWFSAGLLIIAGLYQFTALKDRCASYCRNPMTHILAGFRPGLRGGARLGLVVGVYCAGCCWGLMAIGFAGGMMSLLWMGLATFLMVLEKLPAIGVWLTAPIGIALIGLGLWVGLAAL, from the coding sequence ATGAGGACGGCAGTCAAAGATATCCTGCGCGACACCGACGGCCGGGCCGTGGTCCTGACGCGCGCGATCGCCTGGCTCGGCTTCTTCGCGGTGTGCCTGGGCTCCTGGTGGATGCTCTACCAGTCCGCGACATCCATGCAGATCGACCTCCTGGGCTTCCCGCGCATGCCGATGGACGGCATGGCGATGGAGGGGATGGCCGCGGGCGAGATGGCGGCCGGCACCATGTCCGAAACCGGGATGGCCTCGGCCAGCGCCATGATGGATAGCGGCATGTCCGGCAGCAGCATGACCGACGGTGCAATGACCGGCGACATGGCCTCCGGCGGCATGATGATGGACATGAGCAGCTTCGGCCCGCTCTTCGGTATGTGGTCGATCATGATGGCCGCGATGATGCTGCCGACCTTCGTGCCCACGGCCCGCGTCTTCACCGACCTGATCGAGGCGGGGCTGGCGCGGCCCATCGGCTTCGCCGGGTTCGTCTGGGGCTACTCCGCGATCTGGGTGGGCGTGGCCGCCCTCCTCGCCGCCGTGCAGGTGGCGCTGTTGCAGATCGGGCTGATCGGGGGCATGGGACAGAGCCTCTCGCCCTGGTTCTCCGCCGGGCTCCTGATCATCGCGGGGCTCTACCAGTTCACGGCGCTCAAGGACCGCTGCGCGTCCTATTGCCGGAACCCTATGACCCATATCCTCGCCGGGTTCCGCCCCGGCCTGCGCGGCGGCGCGCGGCTCGGCCTCGTGGTCGGGGTCTACTGCGCGGGCTGCTGCTGGGGCCTGATGGCGATCGGCTTTGCGGGCGGGATGATGAGCCTCCTGTGGATGGGGCTCGCGACGTTCCTGATGGTTCTGGAGAAACTGCCGGCGATCGGCGTCTGGTTGACGGCGCCCATCGGGATCGCCCTGATCGGACTGGGGCTCTGGGTCGGCCTCGCGGCCCTGTAG
- a CDS encoding antibiotic biosynthesis monooxygenase: protein MPHVSITGLTLKGPWHLPWFWRHTLASVASVRRSEGLISFDARQVGRTHHTLTVWEDAAAMRRFFAGPAHRRAMRGWRRHGTGRVLGYTTDAPPGWDEALMRLARDGRQL from the coding sequence ATGCCGCATGTCTCGATCACCGGGCTCACGCTGAAGGGACCGTGGCACCTGCCGTGGTTCTGGCGGCATACGCTCGCCAGTGTCGCGAGCGTGCGGCGGAGCGAGGGCCTGATCTCCTTCGACGCGCGGCAGGTCGGGCGGACGCATCACACGCTGACGGTGTGGGAGGATGCAGCGGCGATGCGCCGCTTCTTCGCCGGTCCCGCGCACCGGCGGGCGATGCGCGGCTGGCGGCGGCATGGCACGGGCCGGGTGCTCGGCTATACGACCGACGCGCCGCCGGGATGGGACGAGGCGCTGATGCGCCTCGCCCGGGATGGTCGGCAACTCTAA